One region of Drosophila subobscura isolate 14011-0131.10 chromosome J, UCBerk_Dsub_1.0, whole genome shotgun sequence genomic DNA includes:
- the LOC117893361 gene encoding LOW QUALITY PROTEIN: 28S ribosomal protein S31, mitochondrial (The sequence of the model RefSeq protein was modified relative to this genomic sequence to represent the inferred CDS: inserted 1 base in 1 codon), which yields MLALCSSQRLGLRSLLPAVYKNVGLANSYSSSSQSKDDDGGYSSSDDEKPKKKAPKKPEETAAQRLNRLLGSMQATDQMSAADFPRPGDANRRRKEALKQDAASKNVLTAAKNIASMLGTSESDKKQTESELLAKLLGHGPVAPPAASGEAQASDPAASGGAAPEKELNLSELIVGMKIDRRQQPQQVEQTRGEYVRRTMASRXKHSDRYQQRPQRHTKREAESFTGSVNLFGGEPLGIFKEPLPISGDILSTWSQLSERELSLHAAHPPANYFEQMVLWTEQGKVWRFPIDNEQDWVDEVNVDFSEHIFLDQHLEDWCPSRGPIRHFMELVCVGLSKNPYVTAQEKKDHILWFRDYFETKKDILKDLMENEPSVKVKSVSA from the exons ATGTTGGCTTTATGCAGCTCCCAGAGACTGGGCTTACG ATCTTTGCTGCCGGCTGTCTACAAAAACGTGGGATTGGCCAAcagctactcctcctcctcgcagTCCAAAGACGACGACGGCGGCTACTCCTCCTCTGACGATGAAAAGCCCAAGAAAAAGGCACCCAAGAAGCCAGAGGAGACAGCGGCCCAGCGCTTGAATCGCCTGCTTGGCAGCATGCAGGCCACAGACCAAATGTCGGCCGCAGATTTTCCACGTCCCGGCGATGCCAATCGTCGCCGCAAGGAAGCCTTGAAGCAGGATGCTGCATCCAAGAACGTCCTTACGGCAGCCAAGAACATTGCCAGCATGCTGGGCACCAGCGAGAGTGACAAAAAGCAGACAGAGTCCGAGTTGCTGGCCAAACTGTTGGGCCATGGCCCCGtagctcctccagcagcgagTGGCGAGGCCCAGGCGTCAGACCCAGCAGCGAGCGGAGGTGCCGCACCCGAGAAGGAGCTTAATCTGAG CGAACTGATTGTGGGCATGAAGATCGATCGtcgccagcagccgcagcaggtgGAACAAACACGTGGGGAGTATGTGCGTCGCACCATGGCCTCGC TCAAGCATTCGGATCGCTATCAGCAGCGTCCGCAGAGGCACACCAAACGCGAGGCCGAATCCTTTACGGGCAGCGTCAATCTGTTTGGCGGCGAGCCTCTGGGCATCTTCAAGGAACCCCTTCCGATCTCAGGCGACATTCTCTCCACCTGGTCGCAGCTGAGCGAGCGCGAACTCAGCCTCCATGCTGCCCATCCGCCGGCAAACTACTTCGAACAGATGGTGCTGTGGACGGAGCAGGGCAAGGTCTGGCGCTTTCCCATTGACAACGAGCAGGATTGGGTGGATGAGGTGAATGTGGACTTCTCGGAGCACATCTTCCTCGACCAGCATCTGGAGGACTGGTGTCCCAGCCGGGGGCCCATTCGGCATTTCATGGAGCTCGTCTGCGTGGGTCTCTCCAAGAATCCCTACGTGACGGCCCAGGAGAAGAAGGATCACATTCTGTGGTTCCGCGACTACTTCGAGACCAAGAAGGACATCCTCAAGGATCTGATGGAGAACGAGCCCAGCGTCAAAGTCAAGAGTGTATCCGCCTAA
- the LOC117893360 gene encoding E3 ubiquitin-protein ligase mind-bomb, with product MSCAATLSAAKDTTNAANASGAPQTGNSSTAAVGVVVSSSAGNVATVAGGTTSTAAAGGGAGAAGSAAAVARRFSMEGVGARVIRGPDWKWNKQDGGEGHVGTVRNFESAEEVVVVWDNGTAANYRCAGAYDLRILDSAPTGVKHEGTMCDTCRQQPIFGIRWKCAECINYDLCSICYHGDKHHLRHRFYRITTPGGERTMLEPRRKSKKVLARGIFPGARVVRGVDWQWEDQDGGVGRRGKVNEIQDWSSASPRSAAYVIWDNGSKNLYRVGFEGMADLKVVNDAKGSNVYRDHLPLLGENGPGKGPHGFQIGDKVTVDLDLEIVQSLQHGHGGWTDGMFECLSNAGMVVGIDEDHDIVVAYNSGNRWTFNPAVLTKVSSPTTAPPEFQVGDIVKICSDVESIKILQRGHGEWADAMQLTLGKIGRVQQVYHDNDLKVEVGNTSWTYNPLAVCKVASSTADGNCAPVIPSGERLSAILKKLFEPNVSGDATEEFVKAAANGFAARCEEYLAGAAAGQQPSTSSASPSASGPDVNVNGVFAGHTALQAASQNGHIEVIQVLLRHAVDVEIEDKDGDRAVHHAAFGDEAAVIEILAKAGADLNARNKRRQTSLHIAVNKGHLNVVKTLLTLGCHPSLQDSEGDTPLHDAISKEHDEMLSLLLDFGADITLNNNNGFNALHHAALKGNPSAMKILLTKTNRPWIVEEKKDDGYTALHLAALNNHVEIAELLVHMGKANMDRQNVNLQTALHLAVERQHVQIVKLLVQDGADLNIPDKDGDTPLHEALRHHTLSQLKQLQDVEGFGKLLMGLRNANNKKASASIACFLAANGADLTLKNRKQQTPLDLCPDPNLCKTLVKCYNERKTDDSELPGNVAGTSLNARARAAAGGAGASGSGGGGGASGGAAMHQSSSASLPLASAASASASSSSFGLNGLNSDMSQSLHVEPSKAGGASIEECMVCSDAKRDTVFKPCGHVSCCDTCAPRVKKCLICRETVSSREKIDECMVCSDRRAAVFFRPCGHMVACEHCSVLMKKCVLCRTQVDEMLSFSLCCGGMGRPEKVTSTASVSQLICPLPEVGEKFMEAAAIPCVNTSGHSVAMNNTVVTPVAGSSNQLNSQNNLLAAAAAASSNLASASGMVAPSNVNNFQMDDVQKLKQQLQDIKEQTMCPVCFDRIKNMVFLCGHGTCQMCGDQIEGCPICRKTVEKRILLF from the exons ATGTCTTGCGCCGCAACTTTGTCGGCGGCTAAGGACacaacaaatgcagcaaatgcCAGCGGAGCACCACAGACGGGAAACTCATCGACAGCAGCTGTGGGTGTGGTAGTGAGCAGCAGCGCTGGAAACGTTGCAACGGTTGCAGGTGGCACGACGTCGACTGCGGCAGCTGGCGGTGGAGCAGGCGCTGCTGGCTCAGCGGCTGCCGTCGCCAGACGCTTCTCCATGGAGGGCGTTGGGGCACGGGTCATACGCGGTCCAGACTGGAAGTGGAACAAACAG gACGGTGGCGAGGGTCACGTTGGCACTGTCCGCAACTTTGAGTCCGCCGAGGAGGTGGTCGTTGTCTGGGACAATGGCACCGCTGCCAATTATCGCTGCGCGGGTGCGTACGATCTGCGCATCCTGGACAGTGCCCCGACGGGCGTGAAGCATGAGGGAACCATGTGCGACACCTGTCGCCAGCAGCCGATCTTTGGCATACGCTGGAAGTGCGCCGAGTGCATCAACTACGACCTGTGCTCGATCTGTTATCACGGCGACAAGCATCATCTGCGGCATCGCTTCTATAGGATTACGACACCGGGCGGGGAGCGCACAATGCTGGAGCCGCGTCGCAAATCGAAGAAGGTGCTGGCCAGGGGCATCTTTCCGGGCGCACGTGTGGTGCGCGGCGTCGACTGGCAATGGGAGGACCAGGACGGTGGCGTGGGTCGCCGCGGAAAGGTCAATGAGATCCAGGACTGGTCCTCGGCATCGCCCCGATCGGCCGCCTACGTGATCTGGGACAATGGCTCCAAGAATCTTTATCGCGTTGGCTTCGAGGGCATGGCCGACCTGAAGGTCGTCAACGATGCCAAGGGCAGCAATGTCTATCGGGAccatctgccgctgctgggcgAGAATGGGCCCGGCAAGGGCCCGCATGGCTTCCAGATCGGGGACAAAGTCACCGTGGACTTGGACCTGGAGATTGTTCAGTCTCTGCAGCACGGGCACGGTGGCTGGACAGACGGCATGTTCGAGTGCCTCAGCAATGCCGGCATGGTCGTGGGCATTGACGAGGATCACGATATTGTGGTGGCCTACAATTCGGGCAATCGCTGGACCTTCAATCCGGCTGTCCTCACCAAGGTCTCCTCCCCGACCACCGCTCCGCCAGAGTTCCAGGTGGGCGACATTGTCAAGATCTGTTCGGATGTGGAGAGCATTAAGATTCTGCAGCGCGGCCACGGCGAATGGGCCGATGCCATGCAGCTGACACTGGGCAAGATTGGACGCGTTCAGCAGGTGTACCATGACAATGACCTCAAGGTGGAGGTGGGCAACACATCCTGGACATACAATCCCCTGGCTGTCTGCAAGGTGGCATCCTCCACGGCCGACGGCAACTGTGCCCCGGTCATACCCAGTGGCGAGCGTCTCTCGGCCATACTCAAGAAGCTCTTCGAGCCGAATGTCTCGGGCGATGCCACCGAGGAGTTTGTCAAGGCGGCTGCCAATGGCTTTGCA GCCCGCTGTGAGGAGTACttggctggagctgcagctggccagcagccaTCCACATCGAGCGCCTCGCCCAGCGCCTCTGGCCCAGATGTGAATGTGAACGGAGTGTTTGCCGGGCACACGGCcctgcaggcagccagccagaatGGTCATATCGAGGTCATACAAGTGCTCCTGCGACACGCCGTCGATGTGGAGATCGAGGACAAGGACGGCGATCGGGCTGTCCATCATGCGGCCTTTGGCGATGAGGCGGCAGTCATTGAGATTCTGGCAAAGGCTGGAGCTGACTTGAATGCGCGCAACAAGCGACGGCAGACCTCCCTGCACATAGCCGTGAACAAGGGGCACCTGAATGTGGTGAAGACGCTGCTCACACTGGGCTGTCACCCGAGTCTGCAGGATTCCGAGGGCGATACGCCGCTGCACGATGCCATCTCGAAGGAGCACGATGAgatgttgtcgctgctgctggactttGGGGCGGACATCAcgctgaacaacaacaatggcttCAATGCACTGCACCATGCCGCTCTGAAGGGCAATCCCAGCGCCATGAAGATACTGCTGACCAAAACGAATCGTCCGTGGATTgtggaggagaagaaggacgATGGCTACACGGCCCTGCATCTGGCCGCACTCAACAATCACGTGGAGATCGCCGAGCTGCTGGTGCACATGGGCAAGGCCAACATGGACAGGCAGAATGTCAATCTACAGACGGCCCTCCATCTGGCCGTGGAGCGGCAGCATGTGCAGATTGTCAAGCTGCTCGTGCAGGATGGGGCCGATCTGAATATACCCGATAAGGATGGGGACACGCCACTGCACGAGGCACTGCGCCATCACACATTGTcgcagctgaagcagctgcaggacgTGGAGGGTTTCGGCAAGCTGCTGATGGGCCTGCgcaatgccaacaacaagaaggcCTCGGCCTCGATTGCCTGCTTTCTGGCCGCCAACGGCGCTGATCTGACGCTCAAGAATCGCAAGCAGCAAACGCCATTGGACCTGTGCCCCGATCCGAATCTCTGCAAGACCCTCGTCAAGTGCTACAACGAGCGCAAGACCGATGACTCGGAGTTGCCCGGCAATGTGGCCGGCACCAGCCTgaatgccagagccagagcagcagctggtggggcaggtgccagcggcagcggtggtggtggaggagccTCTGGTGGCGCTGCAATGCATCAATCGTCTTCGGCCAGTCTGCCGCTAGCCAGCGCGGCATCCGCTTCAGCTTCGTCTTCGTCGTTCGGCCTGAATGGCCTCAACTCGGACATGAGTCAGTCGCTGCACGTGGAGCCCTCGAAGGCGGGTGGCGCCAGCATAGAGGAGTGCATGGTCTGCTCGGATGCCAAGCGGGACACGGTCTTCAAGCCCTGCGGCCACGTCAGCTGCTGCGACACGTGTGCACCGCGCGTCAAGAAGTGCCTCATCTGCCGCGAGACTGTGTCCTCCCGCGAGAAGATTGACGAGTGCATGGTCTGCTCGGATCGTCGGGCGGCCGTCTTCTTCCGCCCCTGCGGCCACATGGTGGCCTGCGAGCACTGCAGTGTCCTCATGAAGAAGTGCGTCCTCTGTCGCACCCAAGTGGACGAGATGCTCTCCTTCAGCCTCTGCTGTGGTGGCATGGGGCGGCCAGAGAAGGTCACATCCACCGCCTCCGTCTCGCAGCTCATTTGCCCCCTGCCCGAAGTGGGGGAGAAGTTCATGGAGGCAGCGGCCATTCCATGCGTGAACACCTCCGGCCACAGCGTGGCCATGAACAACACTGTGGTGACGCccgtggcaggcagcagcaatcagTTGAACAgccaaaacaatttgctggccgctgcagcagctgcctcctcGAATCTTGCATCTGCCAGCGGCATGGTAGCCCCATCCAATGtcaacaatttccaaatgGACGATGTGCAGAagctcaagcagcagctgcaggacatcAAGGAGCAG acCATGTGCCCCGTTTGCTTTGATCGCATCAAGAATATGGTCTTCCTGTGTGGCCATGGCACCTGCCAGATGTGCGGTGACCAGATCGAGGGCTGCCCCATCTGCCGCAAGACGGTGGAGAAACGTATCCTGCTCTTCTGA
- the LOC117894336 gene encoding LOW QUALITY PROTEIN: titin (The sequence of the model RefSeq protein was modified relative to this genomic sequence to represent the inferred CDS: deleted 1 base in 1 codon), with protein MTMSPLALTTPVAARVAVPLTREKLQLPAEDKRKYRLSQADELMLDNTNFLAHAKLGDETQSRNNSKSFTRRETTYENSELDLGLPSREDFPAPKHSKPRQTISQPTAMDQEEDAAAAMPPIRSCARRTLHMNESMAMEQEATTQQQRMKGLQVVQCVREEIVCQSEENIPRKGTQTKRRETLLMQESMEEDTTSPPKELPTIGRKSRPRQTLHMEEPLQKDETVAARAAPDPAPVEKPQPMGYQRSKARQTILQAEPIEVEAAPNAMDNVPQQPAPVWAGSKTKRRETLLMQESMEEDIISPLKELHIRANAPTIAKSKAKPRHTLHLAEPLEEDDAAPQHAAATGATRKYHLQLPEPEVEQQPMGYQRTKARQTILQAEPIEEDAATVPSDKSAAKQRGKSRHTLLAAEPIEEEPMVQHPAAGQQFPKARHTLLLSEPIEEDTNEAREQPRLTSANKENLPIEEELIEELETRRIDQSTVYRSYKSRHTLVMSEPIEEDRTKEQPVAPVKGGQWPSRQTLLMAEPIEEETCTKNTREATKKSVAYKSRNTLLMAEPIEEERTKEQPVPPIKAASSGNRSSKSRQTLLMAEPIEEETCTRNTRESAKKSLASTSRNTLLMAEPIEEERTKEQPVPPVKAASSGYRRQTLLMAEPIEEETCTSQPRNTRESAKKSVAIEQNVAAIKPAKARQTLLLATSMEEEDREEAKPHEKSTKMAPNRGRAQQTMIMSESMEEDDDDFQSPLQSMRAPSELLPITPMQKQNRSASGNSMNEFEEFEEETNESAAALGPLQASLRRKRSIYHSMRMELEGETSAIGTPKRHSAAAKRLPAHLTPNLPESKKRNTHLFANSKMMEEDQQVAMELSGVSLQEVANKTRIPLENFNESVQPVRDLQSARFSRKLSDDPDVIEVQPPPQATVFEGRPITISDVSAYFQSQTRQVQKEPTEAATEPEQQLEEAATQPEPEQEHVEQRLSGYRDSGSSTDRTFKSYAPTNQKFINLSGDTTIFAAALVENIEMDEPETNKIDNVRLSLVSTLADEPDTDDDAMPAEPPQLQPQAEPEPCQEQKESSRMVAAGSSASCRKCANCRRSINETKLSNDSFVLPSLPQWGLTREIEMLQRVRQRPNLDDVHEYWQIKEQERQTNAFEQALDEEEEEGAQTEANQWDINEVLAAYSMKIEGLKRSLADSQELVQPMVEPPAETFFDRLEQLLGEQQPNWIFDYQLKISRKMIFTHRLLPTFRLIVDYETVDEAETGILVNYIGVEQATAIPLQRWTAFEHLLDFQLQLKLPVNLTSAIEGNTVEDFEQFLQCINTICVDIKRTFHKLLTVLTATRASLQRHANRMVIKKTVRRLIDLETHTRIDRTDFVIEITNVERISFKDILQPKLHLFNENIQFLPKGVAFLEAFLVHPEQYLKA; from the exons ATGACCATGTCCCCCTTGGCACTAACAACGCCAGTGGCCGCGCGAGTGGCAGTGCCATTAACGAGggaaaagctgcagctgccagcagagGACAAGCGCAAGTATCGACTCTCGCAGGCGGACGAGCTAATGCTGGACAATACGAACTTCCTGGCACATGCCAAGCTGGGCGATGAGACGCAGTCGCGCAACAACTCCAAGAGCTTCACGAGGCGAGAGACAACATATGAGAACTCGGAGCTGGATCTGGGACTGCCCAGCCGAGAGGATTTTCCAGCACCGAAGCACTCCAAGCCCAGACAGACCATTAGTCAGCCCACGGCAATGGATCAGGAagaagatgctgctgccgccatgCCTCCAATTCGCTCCTGTGCCCGACGCACGCTGCACATGAACGAGTCCATGGCCATGGAGCAAGAAGCTacgacgcagcagcagcgcatgaAGGGCCTTCAGGTGGTGCAGTGTGTGCGGGAGGAGATTGTCTGCCAGTCCGAGGAGAACATACCCCGCAAGGGCACCCAAACGAAACGCAGAGAGACGCTGCTGATGCAGGAGAGCATGGAGGAGGATACTACAAGTCCACCCAAGGAGCTTCCTACGATTGGGCGCAAGTCTAGGCCCAGGCAAACTTTGCACATGGAAGAACCATTGCAGAAAGACGAAACTGTAGCTGCAAGAGCCGCACCTGATCCTGCACCTGTGGAGAAGCCTCAACCCATGGGTTATCAGAGATCCAAAGCAAGACAGACGATACTTCAGGCGGAACCCATAGAGGTAGAAGCTGCACCTAACGCAATGGACAACGTGCCGCAGCAACCAGCGCCCGTttgggcaggcagcaaaacgAAGCGCAGGGAGACGCTGCTGATGCAGGAGAGCATGGAAGAGGATATCATAAGTCCCCTGAAGGAGCTGCACATCAGGGCAAACGCTCCCACGATAGCAAAGAGTAAAGCTAAGCCCAGGCATACGCTGCACTTGGCGGAGCCATTGGAGGAAGATGATGCCGCACCTCAGCATGCTGCAGCCACTGGGGCCACAAGGAAATATCATTTGCAGCTGCCAGAACCCGAGGTGGAGCAACAGCCAATGGGTTATCAGAGAACCAAAGCTAGACAGACGATACTTCAGGCGGAACCCATAGAGGAAGATGCTGCAACAGTCCCAAGCGATAAGTCAGCAGCAAAGCAACGGGGCAAGTCCCGACACACGCTCCTTGCGGCGGAACCCATAGAAGAGGAACCCATGGTGCAGCATCCTGCAGCTGGACAACAGTTCCCGAAAGCAAGGCACACGCTGCTCCTGTCAGAACCCATTGAAGAGGATACGAACGAGGCCAGGGAACAGCCGCGATTAACATCCGCCAATAAGGAGAATCTGCCCATAGAAGAGGAGCTTATAGAGGAGCTGGAAACGAGGCGGATCGACCAATCAACTGTCTATCGGTCATACAAATCGCGGCACACGCTTGTAATGTCGGAGCCCATAGAGGAAGATCGCACCAAGGAGCAGCCTGTGGCCCCCGTCAAAGGTGGCCAGTGGCCATCG AGACAAACTTTGCTCATGGCAGAGCCCATCGAGGAGGAAACgtgcacaaaaaacactcgCGAAGCCACGAAGAAGTCGGTGGCTTACAAATCCAGAAATACTCTGCTAATGGCGGAGCCCATAGAGGAAGAACGAACCAAGGAGCAGCCTGTGCCTCCCATTAAGGCTGCGTCGAGTGGCAATCGTTCGTCTAAATCTAGACAAACTCTGCTCATGGCAGAGCCAATCGAGGAGGAAACGTGCACGAGAAACACACGCGAATCCGCAAAGAAGTCTCTGGCCTCAACATCGAGAAATACTCTTCTAATGGCGGAACCCATTGAGGAAGAACGCACCAAGGAGCAGCCTGTACCCCCCGTCAAGGCTGCGTCGAGTGGCTATCGCAGACAAACGCTGCTCATGGCAGAGCCAATCGAGGAGGAAACGTGCACTTCCCAGCCAAGAAACACTCGCGAATCCGCGAAGAAGTCTGTGGCCATTGAGCAAAATGTGGCAGCAATAAAGCCAGCTAAAGCACGTCAGACTCTGCTCTTGGCCACCtccatggaggaggaggacaggGAAGAAGCGAAACCTCACGAGAAGTCCACAAAAATGGCACCAAATCGGGGCCGGGCACAACAGACAATGATCATGTCCGAATCGATGGaagaggatgacgatgacttCCAGAGTCCACTGCAATCAATGAGAGCTCCTTCGGAGCTACTCCCAATCACTCCCATGCAGAAACAGAACCGCTCAGCGTCTGGCAATTCCATGAATGAGTTTGAAGAGTTCGAGGAGGAGACGAATGAGTCGGCTGCAGCTCTTGGTCCGCTTCAGGCATCGCTGCGGAGGAAACGCTCCATCTATCACTCCATGAGAATGGAATTGGAGGGCGAAACATCCGCAATTGGCACACCCAAACGACACAGCGCCGCCGCCAAGCGACTGCCCGCCCACCTCACGCCCAATCTGCCAGAGTCCAAGAAGCGAAACACTCACCTCTTTGCGAACAGTAAAATGATGGAGGAAGATCAACAAGTGGCGATGGAGCTGAGTGGAGTTTCCCTTCAGGAAGTGGCAAACAAGACCCGCATTCCCCTGGAGAACTTCAACGAGAGCGTGCAGCCTGTGAGGGATCTGCAGAGCGCCCGCTTCTCCCGCAAATTGAGTGATGATCCAGATGTGATTGAggtgcagccgccgccgcaggcCACTGTATTCGAGGGCAGGCCCATTACCATTTCGGATGTGTCCGCCTACTTTCAAAGCCAGACGCGGCAGGTGCAAAAGGAACCGACGGAGGctgccacagagccagagcagcagctggaggaggctgccacacagcctgAGCCAGAGCAGGAACACGTGGAGCAGCGCCTCTCTGGCTACAGGGACAGTGGCAGCTCCACGGATCGCACGTTCAAGAGCTACGCGcccacaaatcaaaaattcatCAATCTCTCCGGCGACACGACCATCTTTGCGGCTGCCCTTGTGGAGAACATCGAAATGGATGAGCCGGAGACGAATAAAATAGACAATGTGCGGCTGAGTTTGGTCTCCACGCTGGCGGATGAACCGGACACGGATGATGATGCAATGCCCGCAGAGCCaccacagctgcagccacaggcagagccTGAGCCCTgccaggagcagaaggagagcTCTCGCATGGTGGCTGCTGGTTCCAGCGCCTCCTGCAGAAAGTGCGCTAACTGCAGGCGATCCATAAACGAAACAAAGCTGAGCAACGATTCCTTTGTCCTGCCCTCCCTGCCCCAGTGGGGTCTGACGCGGGAAATTGAAATGCTGCAACGCGTGAGACAAAGGCCCAACTTGGACGATGTGCACGAATACTGGCAGatcaaggagcaggagaggcAGACCAACGCATTTGAGCAAGCgctggacgaggaggaggaggaaggggCTCAGACGGAGGCCAACCAGTGGGACATCAATGAAGTGCTGGCCGCATACAGCATGAAGATCGAAGG ATTGAAGCGCAGTCTGGCCGATAGCCAGGAGCTTGTGCAGCCAATGGTCGAGCCACCAGCTGAAACGTTCTTCGATCGCCTGGAGCAGCTGTTGggcgagcagcagcccaaCTGGATCTTTGACTATCAGCTAAAGATCTCGCGGAAAATGATATTCACACATCGACTGCTCCCCACATTCCGCCTGATTGTGGACTACGAGACAGTGGATGAGGCGGAGACTGGCATACTGGTGAACTACATCGGGGTGGAGCAGGCCACAGCGATTCCACTGCAAAGATGGACAGCGTTTGAGCACCTGCTCGACTTTCAGCTGCAACTCAAGTTGCCGGTGAATCTAACCAGCGCCATTGAGGGTAACACTGTGGAGGATTTCGAACAATTTCTGCAATGCATAAACACAATTTGTGTGGACATCAAACGCACATTCCACAAACTGCTAACGGTACTCACAGCCACGAGAGCGAGCCTGCAAAG ACATGCGAATCGAATGGTTATCAAAAAGACTGTGCGCAGGCTCATTGATTTGGAAACACACACGCGCATTGACAGGACCGATTTCGTGATTGAAATTACCAATGTTGAGAGAATTTCGTTTAAAGATATTCTGCAGCCCAAACTGCATTTATTCAacgaaaatatacaatttctGCCAAAGGGAGTTGCTTTCTTGGAAGCATTTCTCGTTCATCCTGAGCAGTATCTCAAAGCTTAa
- the LOC117894672 gene encoding homeobox protein SIX6, with translation MFEKNMDTNNLSVSISGDLDSTSSGGTSSDHSAVQQDNLSSPMAYGSLFLPNPGYRGNLSCKTVLQLDKFGAYEGAEKDHLLERRFQDITNDYDKSPPPTASTTPTHYPTLNSIMFENGGGGGGVGGPLGDLNGNTKADALCAGLQRGGGGLAGNPGSGGHLISNLTAAHNMSAVGNFPIDAKMLQFSTDQIQCMCEALQQKGDIEKLTTFLCSLPPSEFFKTNESVLRARAMVAYNLGQFHELYNLLETHCFSIKYHVDLQNLWFKAHYKEAEKVRGRPLGAVDKYRLRKKYPLPKTIWDGEETVYCFKEKSRNALKDCYLTNRYPTPDEKKTLAKKTGLTLTQVSNWFKNRRQRDRTPQQRSDIMSVLPVGQLDGNGFPRMFNAPSYYPETIFNGQ, from the exons ATGTTTGAGAAAAATATGGATACAAATAATCTTTCAGTGTCGATTAGCGGGGATCTGGACTCGACCAGTTCCGGCGGCACTTCATCTGATCATTCGGCGGTGCAACAGGATAATCTGAGCTCACCCATGGCCTATGGATCACTCTTCCTGCCAAATCCCG GCTATCGTGGCAATCTCTCGTGCAAAACCGTCTTGCAGTTGGATAAATTTGGGGCCTATGAGGGCGCGGAAAAGGATCATCTGTTGGAGCGACGCTTTCAGGATATCACCAACGATTATGACAAGTCTCCACCGCCCACGGCCTCAACCACGCCCACACATTATCCCACACTGAACAGCATTATGTTCGAgaatggcggcggcggcggcggtgtcgGTGGCCCCTTGGGCGATCTCAATGGCAACACAAAGGCAGATGCCCTGTGCGCGGGCCTACAAAGAGGTGGCGGTGGTCTCGCGGGTAACCCCGGCAGCGGTGGACACCTAATATCGAATCTAACGGCTGCCCACAACATGTCCGCCGTGGGCAACTTTCCCATCGATGCCAAAATGCTGCAATTCTCCACAGATCAG ATCCAATGCATGTGCGAGGCACTGCAGCAGAAGGGCGACATTGAGAAGTTAACCACCTTCCTGTGCAGCCTGCCGCCCAGCGAGTTCTTCAAGACCAACGAGAGTGTGCTGCGTGCCCGCGCCATGGTCGCCTACAATCTGGGACAGTTCCACGAACTGTACAACCTGCTGGAGACGCACTGTTTCTCCATCAAGTACCATGTGGACCTGCAGAATCTCTGGTTCAAGGCGCACTACAAAGAGGCCGAGAAGGTGCGCGGTCGTCCCCTGGGCGCAGTCGACAAGTATCGCCTGAGAAAGAAGTATCCGCTGCCCAAGACGATATGGGATGGCGAGGAGACGGTCTACTGCTTCAAGGAGAAGTCGCGGAATGCCCTAAAGGACTGCTATCTGACCAATCGCTATCCCACGCCCGATGAGAAGAAAACGCTGGCCAAGAAGACGGGCCTGACGCTCACCCAAGTCTCCAATTGGTTCAAGAATCGCCGGCAAAGGGATCGTACGCCCCAACAACGATC